A genome region from Paracoccus stylophorae includes the following:
- a CDS encoding 5-formyltetrahydrofolate cyclo-ligase, giving the protein MSAAQKAALRAEALAARLRHGGDPAGITGHLTQALAPHRGRVLSGYRPMRGEADPLPAMQAHDGPLCLPVVTGRAVPLIFRAWRGGPLDPGPFGTWHPPESAPVLTPEVLIVPLAAFDRAGNRIGYGGGYYDRTLQILRAAGPVVAIGLAFASQELPQVPTEEFDQPLDLIVTDAGIVLPAH; this is encoded by the coding sequence GTGAGTGCGGCGCAAAAGGCCGCGCTGCGGGCCGAGGCGCTGGCCGCGCGGCTGCGCCACGGCGGCGATCCGGCCGGCATCACCGGGCACCTGACGCAGGCGCTGGCCCCGCACCGGGGCCGGGTGCTGTCGGGATACCGGCCGATGCGGGGCGAGGCCGATCCGCTGCCCGCCATGCAGGCCCATGACGGCCCGCTGTGCCTGCCGGTCGTGACCGGGCGGGCGGTGCCGCTGATCTTCCGCGCCTGGCGCGGCGGGCCGCTGGACCCCGGACCGTTCGGCACCTGGCATCCGCCCGAATCAGCCCCCGTCCTGACGCCCGAGGTGCTGATCGTGCCGCTTGCCGCCTTCGACCGGGCGGGCAACCGCATCGGCTATGGCGGCGGATATTACGACCGGACCCTGCAAATCCTGCGTGCGGCGGGCCCGGTGGTCGCCATCGGGCTGGCCTTCGCGTCGCAGGAACTGCCGCAGGTTCCGACAGAAGAGTTCGACCAGCCGCTGGACCTGATCGTGACCGATGCGGGAATCGTCCTGCCCGCGCATTGA
- the mgtE gene encoding magnesium transporter, with protein sequence MTDEERPDPRDQTIDRPSDPDEDDFLPRRELLEQIDDAIDAEDGERLNTLLEPMHAADIADLIERLDTGERRTFLRLYSGEIDGEILSEIDEGIRDEVLEQLPRHVLTEAVREMDSDDLVDLIEDMDEPERAEILAALDDSDRAAVQQSLAYPEYSAGRLMQSEVVTAPAHWTVGETIDFLRAEEWLPEQFYHIILVDPRRHPVGYVALGRLLSSPRGTPLGQITEASFRPVSAYAEEGDVAYAFNQYHLISAPVVDADDRLVGVITIDDAMAVMDEEHQEDILRLAGVGDESSLSDTVWKTSRQRVPWLATNIVTALFAASVIAQFEGAIVRLVALAVLMPIVASMGGNAGTQTLTVAVRGLATKSLTASNTWRVVRREATVGLLNGLIFATIMGLVTYAWFHDPLLGMVIAMAMIINLFVAAVAGILVPLALERLGADPALASGTFVTTVTDVVGFFAFLGLASTVLL encoded by the coding sequence ATGACCGACGAGGAACGCCCCGACCCCAGGGATCAGACGATCGACAGGCCGTCCGACCCGGACGAGGACGATTTCCTGCCGCGCCGGGAATTGCTGGAACAGATCGACGACGCCATCGACGCCGAAGACGGCGAACGGCTGAACACGCTGCTGGAACCGATGCACGCAGCCGACATCGCCGACCTGATCGAACGGCTGGATACGGGCGAGCGCCGCACCTTTCTGCGGCTGTATTCCGGCGAGATCGACGGCGAGATCCTGTCCGAGATCGACGAGGGCATCCGCGACGAGGTGCTGGAGCAGCTGCCCCGGCACGTGCTGACCGAGGCCGTCCGCGAGATGGACAGCGACGATCTGGTCGACCTGATCGAGGACATGGACGAGCCCGAGCGCGCCGAGATCCTGGCCGCGCTGGACGATTCCGACCGGGCCGCGGTCCAGCAATCGCTGGCCTATCCCGAATACTCGGCCGGCCGGCTGATGCAGTCCGAGGTGGTCACCGCCCCCGCCCACTGGACCGTGGGCGAGACCATCGATTTCCTGCGCGCCGAGGAATGGCTGCCCGAACAGTTCTATCACATCATCCTGGTCGATCCGCGCCGCCATCCGGTCGGCTATGTCGCGCTGGGGCGGCTGCTGTCATCGCCGCGCGGCACCCCGCTGGGCCAGATCACCGAAGCCAGCTTTCGCCCCGTCAGCGCCTATGCCGAAGAGGGCGATGTCGCCTATGCGTTCAACCAGTATCACCTGATTTCGGCCCCCGTGGTCGATGCCGACGACCGGCTGGTGGGCGTGATCACCATCGACGATGCGATGGCGGTCATGGACGAGGAACATCAGGAAGATATCCTGCGCCTTGCCGGTGTGGGCGACGAATCCAGCCTGTCGGACACGGTCTGGAAAACCTCGCGCCAGCGGGTGCCGTGGCTGGCCACGAATATCGTCACGGCGCTGTTCGCCGCCTCGGTCATCGCGCAGTTCGAGGGCGCGATCGTGCGGCTTGTGGCGCTGGCCGTGCTGATGCCCATCGTGGCCTCGATGGGCGGCAATGCCGGCACGCAGACCCTGACCGTGGCGGTGCGCGGGCTGGCCACCAAAAGCTTGACCGCCAGCAACACCTGGCGGGTCGTGCGGCGCGAGGCGACGGTGGGGCTGCTGAACGGGCTGATCTTTGCCACGATCATGGGGCTTGTGACCTATGCGTGGTTCCACGACCCGCTGCTGGGCATGGTGATCGCGATGGCGATGATCATCAACCTGTTCGTGGCGGCGGTCGCGGGGATTCTGGTGCCGCTGGCGCTGGAGAGGCTGGGGGCGGACCCGGCGCTGGCATCGGGGACGTTCGTGACGACCGTGACCGATGTGGTCGGGTTCTTCGCCTTTCTGGGGCTGGCCTCGACCGTGCTGCTGTGA
- the hisN gene encoding histidinol-phosphatase: MRDAQQIIETAHEMADAARAAILPLFRNADLIADNKRAAGFDPVTEADRAGETAMRAVLARRRPQDAILGEEFGLSDGDSGLTWILDPIDGTRAFLCGAPSWGVLIGLGDGHGIRYGLIDQPYTRERFEGGLGRAQLTGPGGRRRLAVRRDALLADATLMTTFPEIGTPAEANAFRRVADRVRLTRYGLDCYAYALLALGHVDLVIEAGLQPYDIAGPLAVVEAAGGIVTDWQGGPAAQGGQVIAAATASLHREALAYLNG; the protein is encoded by the coding sequence ATGCGCGACGCACAGCAGATCATCGAGACCGCGCATGAGATGGCGGACGCGGCGCGTGCGGCCATCCTGCCCCTGTTTCGCAACGCCGATCTGATCGCCGACAACAAGCGCGCCGCAGGCTTCGACCCGGTGACCGAGGCCGACCGCGCCGGCGAAACCGCCATGCGCGCGGTGCTGGCGCGGCGTCGGCCGCAGGACGCGATCCTGGGCGAGGAATTCGGCCTGTCGGACGGCGACAGCGGGCTGACCTGGATTCTGGACCCGATCGACGGCACGCGCGCCTTTCTGTGCGGCGCGCCCAGCTGGGGCGTGCTGATCGGTCTGGGCGACGGGCACGGCATCCGCTATGGCCTGATCGACCAGCCCTATACGCGCGAACGGTTCGAAGGCGGGCTGGGTCGGGCGCAGCTGACCGGCCCCGGCGGACGCAGGCGGCTGGCGGTGCGGCGCGATGCCCTGCTGGCCGATGCGACGCTGATGACGACCTTTCCCGAGATCGGCACCCCGGCCGAGGCGAACGCCTTTCGCCGGGTGGCGGACCGGGTGCGGCTGACGCGATACGGGCTGGACTGCTATGCCTATGCGCTGCTGGCGCTGGGTCATGTCGATCTGGTGATCGAGGCCGGGTTGCAGCCCTATGACATCGCAGGCCCTCTGGCGGTGGTCGAGGCGGCCGGCGGCATCGTCACCGACTGGCAGGGCGGGCCGGCGGCGCAGGGCGGGCAGGTCATCGCCGCCGCGACCGCCAGCCTGCACCGCGAGGCGCTGGCATATCTGAACGGTTGA
- a CDS encoding helix-turn-helix domain-containing protein, translated as MKHSVDVHVGKRIRHRRWMIGMTQQQLADKVGIKFQQIQKYETGMNRVSASRLWDIARAVDVPVSFFFDGLQEGDAVDAVEGDILADKEALQLVRAYYAMPAPQRRQIFELARVLSDAA; from the coding sequence ATGAAGCATAGTGTAGATGTTCATGTTGGTAAGCGTATCCGCCATCGTCGCTGGATGATCGGAATGACCCAACAACAACTGGCCGACAAGGTCGGAATCAAGTTTCAGCAGATTCAGAAATACGAAACGGGAATGAACCGGGTGTCGGCCTCGCGGCTGTGGGACATCGCGCGGGCGGTCGATGTGCCGGTCAGCTTTTTCTTCGACGGGCTGCAAGAGGGCGATGCGGTCGACGCGGTCGAGGGCGATATCCTGGCCGACAAGGAGGCGCTGCAACTGGTGCGCGCCTATTACGCGATGCCCGCCCCGCAGCGCCGGCAGATCTTCGAACTGGCGCGGGTCCTGTCGGACGCCGCCTGA
- a CDS encoding NADPH:quinone oxidoreductase family protein, translated as MSDAIRIARVEVLGQDPVLRTAPPPRPAPDRVLVRMRAAALNFADLLKARGQYQEPADPPFVPGLEGAGEVVAAPPDSRLAPGDRVAISAAGTMAQMVAVPVDACHPIPDGMSFAQAAGFQIAYGTSHLALDLRAGLRPNETLAVLGAAGGVGLTAVEIGRAMGAHVIGIARGADRLDTVRDAGAHRVIDSADTPNLKSALRDLGGVDVVYDPVGDTAGEAAFGALKRGGRFLVIGFAGGRPPALPLNHALVKNIAIHGFYWGGYRQLQPQALHDSMEALFDLFRDGKLHPVAGTTLPLERLAEGYELLRSRKSVGKIVITL; from the coding sequence ATGTCCGACGCCATCCGAATCGCCCGTGTCGAGGTTTTGGGACAGGACCCGGTCCTGCGCACCGCGCCCCCGCCCCGGCCTGCCCCCGATCGGGTGCTGGTCCGGATGCGCGCCGCGGCGCTGAATTTCGCCGATCTGCTGAAGGCCAGGGGACAGTATCAGGAACCGGCCGACCCGCCCTTCGTCCCCGGGCTGGAAGGCGCGGGCGAGGTCGTGGCGGCGCCGCCGGACAGCCGCCTTGCGCCCGGCGACCGCGTCGCGATCAGCGCCGCCGGCACGATGGCGCAGATGGTGGCGGTGCCCGTGGATGCCTGCCACCCCATCCCCGACGGGATGAGCTTTGCGCAGGCCGCCGGGTTCCAGATCGCCTATGGCACCAGCCATCTGGCGCTGGATCTGCGCGCCGGGCTGCGCCCGAACGAGACGCTGGCGGTTCTGGGCGCGGCGGGCGGCGTGGGGCTGACCGCGGTCGAGATCGGGCGCGCGATGGGCGCGCACGTCATCGGCATCGCCCGCGGCGCCGACCGTCTGGACACCGTGCGCGACGCCGGCGCCCATCGCGTGATCGACAGCGCCGACACCCCCAACCTGAAATCGGCGCTGCGCGATCTGGGCGGGGTGGACGTCGTCTATGACCCCGTCGGCGACACGGCGGGCGAGGCCGCGTTCGGGGCGCTGAAACGCGGCGGCAGGTTTCTTGTCATCGGCTTTGCCGGCGGCCGCCCCCCCGCACTGCCGCTGAACCACGCCCTGGTCAAGAACATCGCGATCCACGGCTTTTACTGGGGCGGATACCGGCAGTTGCAGCCGCAGGCCCTGCACGACAGCATGGAGGCGCTGTTCGACCTGTTCCGCGACGGCAAGCTGCATCCCGTCGCGGGCACGACCCTGCCGCTGGAGCGGCTGGCCGAGGGGTATGAGCTGCTGCGCAGCCGCAAATCTGTGGGAAAGATCGTGATAACCTTGTGA
- a CDS encoding Bax inhibitor-1 family protein, whose amino-acid sequence MADYNTYRTAQGVGTRSAAVDEGLRAYMNRVYGLMSVGMIVTAVFAYGISTMAVDASGQLTQLGATIYTTPLKWVIMFAPLLMVFAFGAALNRLSVQAATLMFYTFAALMGLSISWIFMAYTDFSIVQTFLVTAIAFAGLSLWGYTTKKDISGWGSFLIMGVIGLIVAMIVNIFLQSSAMQFAISSLGVLIFAGLTAYDTQNIKNTYLQMQNSDSDFIGKAAIMGALQLYLDFLNLFMFLLQFMGNRE is encoded by the coding sequence ATGGCAGATTACAACACCTACCGCACCGCGCAGGGCGTCGGCACCCGCTCGGCGGCGGTCGATGAGGGCCTGCGGGCCTATATGAACCGTGTTTATGGGCTGATGTCGGTCGGAATGATTGTGACCGCCGTCTTCGCCTACGGCATCAGCACGATGGCCGTCGATGCCAGCGGCCAGCTGACGCAGCTGGGCGCCACGATCTATACCACGCCGCTGAAATGGGTGATCATGTTCGCGCCGCTGCTGATGGTGTTCGCGTTCGGCGCGGCGCTGAACCGGCTGTCGGTGCAGGCCGCGACGCTGATGTTCTATACCTTCGCGGCGCTGATGGGTCTGTCCATCAGCTGGATCTTCATGGCCTATACGGACTTCTCGATCGTGCAGACCTTCCTTGTGACGGCCATCGCCTTTGCGGGCCTGTCGCTGTGGGGATACACGACCAAGAAGGACATTTCCGGCTGGGGCAGCTTCCTGATCATGGGCGTGATCGGCCTGATCGTCGCCATGATCGTGAACATCTTCCTGCAAAGCTCGGCGATGCAGTTCGCCATCTCGAGCCTGGGCGTGCTGATCTTTGCCGGCCTGACCGCCTATGACACGCAGAACATCAAGAACACCTATCTGCAGATGCAGAACTCGGACAGCGATTTCATCGGCAAGGCCGCCATCATGGGTGCGTTGCAGCTGTATCTCGACTTCCTGAACCTGTTCATGTTCCTGTTGCAGTTCATGGGCAACCGCGAGTGA
- the ychF gene encoding redox-regulated ATPase YchF, which yields MGFRMGIVGLPNVGKSTLFNALTRTAAAQAANFPFCTIEPNVGEVAVPDPRLERLAEIAGSRQIVPTRITFVDIAGLVKGASKGEGLGNQFLANIREVDAIAHVLRCFEDGDVTHVEGRVDPIADAEVIETELMIADMESIERRLANLTRKLKGGDKDAASQESLLKRALAVLEDGRPARTVEVSEDERKAWNMLQLLTAKPVLFVCNVSEDDAATGNDWSARVAEMAEAQGMGHVVISARIEEEISQLDPEEARMFLTEMGLDEAGLDRLIRAGYELLGLQTYFTVGPKEARAWTIRKGTLAPQAAGVIHGDFEKGFIRAETVAYDDYIAGQGEAGAREAGKLRVEGKSYEVKDGDVLHFLFNA from the coding sequence ATGGGCTTTCGGATGGGGATTGTCGGGCTGCCGAACGTGGGCAAATCCACGCTGTTCAACGCGCTGACCCGGACCGCCGCCGCCCAGGCCGCGAATTTCCCCTTCTGCACCATCGAGCCGAATGTGGGCGAGGTCGCGGTGCCCGATCCGCGGCTGGAGCGGCTGGCCGAGATCGCCGGCAGCCGGCAGATCGTGCCGACGCGGATCACCTTCGTGGATATCGCCGGTCTGGTGAAGGGCGCCAGCAAGGGCGAGGGCTTGGGCAACCAGTTCCTGGCCAATATCCGCGAGGTGGACGCCATCGCCCACGTGCTGCGCTGCTTCGAGGATGGCGATGTCACCCATGTCGAGGGGCGGGTCGATCCCATCGCCGACGCCGAGGTGATCGAGACCGAGCTGATGATCGCGGACATGGAATCCATCGAACGCAGGCTGGCCAACCTGACCCGCAAGCTGAAGGGCGGCGACAAGGATGCCGCATCGCAGGAATCGTTGTTGAAACGCGCGCTGGCGGTGCTGGAGGACGGGCGCCCGGCGCGCACGGTCGAGGTGTCCGAGGATGAGCGCAAGGCGTGGAACATGCTGCAATTGCTGACCGCCAAGCCGGTGCTGTTCGTCTGCAACGTGTCCGAGGACGACGCCGCCACCGGCAATGACTGGTCCGCGCGCGTGGCCGAGATGGCCGAGGCGCAGGGCATGGGCCATGTGGTGATCTCCGCCCGGATCGAGGAAGAGATCAGCCAGCTTGACCCCGAGGAAGCCCGGATGTTCCTGACCGAGATGGGGCTGGACGAGGCCGGGCTGGACCGGCTGATCCGGGCCGGATACGAGCTTCTGGGCTTGCAGACCTATTTCACCGTCGGCCCCAAGGAGGCGCGGGCCTGGACCATCCGCAAGGGCACGCTGGCCCCGCAGGCGGCCGGTGTGATCCACGGCGATTTCGAAAAGGGCTTCATCCGCGCCGAGACCGTGGCCTATGACGATTACATCGCCGGCCAGGGCGAGGCGGGCGCGCGCGAGGCGGGCAAGCTGCGCGTCGAGGGCAAGTCCTATGAGGTCAAGGACGGCGACGTGCTGCATTTCCTGTTCAACGCCTGA
- the trpA gene encoding tryptophan synthase subunit alpha — protein MTRIDKRFQALRAKGRKAFVTYMMASDPDDATALQIMQGLPQAGVDIIELGMPFTDPMADGPTIQAAAQRALAQGGSVTRTLDMVREFRRRDDETPVVLMGYYNPIYARPGGVDQFLTDAVAAGVDGLIVVDLPPEEDDELCLPAGRAGLNFIRLATPTTDDRRLPAVVRNTSGFVYYVSVTGITGGPAANAAEIAPEVARIQKAADLPVVVGFGISTPEAAGQIAAIADGCVVGSAIVKRIGEGRPVPEILDFVRDLAQGAHRG, from the coding sequence ATGACCAGAATCGACAAGCGTTTTCAGGCGTTGCGGGCCAAGGGCAGGAAGGCCTTCGTGACCTACATGATGGCATCTGACCCCGACGATGCGACCGCGTTGCAGATCATGCAGGGCCTGCCGCAGGCCGGGGTGGACATCATCGAACTGGGCATGCCCTTTACCGATCCGATGGCCGACGGACCCACCATCCAGGCCGCAGCACAGCGCGCCCTGGCCCAAGGCGGCAGCGTCACCCGCACGCTGGACATGGTGCGCGAATTCCGCCGCCGCGACGATGAGACGCCGGTGGTGCTGATGGGCTATTACAACCCGATCTACGCGCGCCCCGGCGGGGTGGATCAGTTCCTGACCGATGCGGTCGCGGCGGGCGTCGATGGGCTGATCGTGGTCGATCTGCCGCCCGAGGAAGACGACGAGCTGTGCCTGCCCGCCGGCCGCGCGGGTCTGAACTTCATCCGGCTGGCCACGCCCACCACCGACGACCGCCGCCTGCCCGCCGTGGTCCGCAATACCAGCGGCTTCGTCTATTACGTCAGCGTGACCGGAATCACCGGCGGCCCCGCCGCCAACGCCGCCGAAATCGCCCCCGAGGTCGCGCGCATCCAGAAGGCCGCCGATCTGCCGGTGGTGGTGGGTTTCGGCATCTCGACCCCCGAGGCCGCCGGGCAGATCGCCGCCATCGCCGATGGCTGCGTGGTGGGCAGCGCCATCGTCAAGCGCATCGGCGAAGGCCGCCCCGTCCCCGAGATCCTCGATTTCGTGCGCGATCTGGCTCAGGGCGCGCATCGCGGATGA
- a CDS encoding VOC family protein produces MSVGEFDHLAIAARTLAEGAAWLQDRLGVALQPGGKHPSMGTHNMLVSLGPREYLELIAIDPDAPAPGRPRWFGLDDFDGPPRIAGWVIRQTPLTAPPGTRIAQASRGDLRWRITVPDAGQMAGAGAVPMRIDWGDGAHPCDSLPDQGLRLTGLTLRAPVPLSLPLDDARIAVATGPARLAARIATPTGAAEL; encoded by the coding sequence ATGAGCGTCGGCGAATTCGACCATCTGGCCATCGCCGCCCGCACCCTGGCCGAGGGGGCGGCGTGGTTGCAGGACCGGCTGGGCGTGGCCTTGCAGCCGGGCGGCAAGCACCCGTCGATGGGCACGCACAACATGCTGGTCTCGCTGGGGCCGCGCGAATATCTGGAACTGATCGCCATCGACCCCGACGCCCCCGCACCCGGTCGCCCGCGCTGGTTCGGGCTGGACGATTTCGACGGCCCGCCGCGCATCGCCGGCTGGGTGATCCGGCAGACCCCGCTGACCGCGCCCCCGGGCACCCGCATCGCGCAGGCCAGCCGCGGCGATCTGCGCTGGCGCATCACCGTGCCCGACGCGGGCCAGATGGCGGGCGCGGGCGCGGTGCCGATGCGGATCGACTGGGGCGATGGCGCGCATCCCTGCGACAGCCTGCCCGACCAGGGCCTGCGCCTGACCGGGCTGACGCTGCGCGCCCCGGTGCCGCTGTCCCTGCCGCTGGACGATGCACGCATTGCGGTCGCGACCGGGCCCGCGCGCCTTGCCGCCCGCATCGCCACGCCCACTGGTGCGGCGGAACTGTAG
- a CDS encoding molecular chaperone DjiA, translating into MDMTAPGPDCPNLPKPRSFWQRIGDRMAALLGRQPSTTPPERSVAFTIAVIALGAKLAKADGTVARSEVTAFRRVFIIPRAEEKNAARVFDLARQDVAGFDAWARRIAAMFPPGDPVLEDVLEGLCIIAVADGDMHQAEIVFLDEVGRIFGLSPSRIAAIRARHDPKAGCPPCEVLGIPIETPLPEARKRWRDLIREAHPDRAIARGLPPEAVRLAEARTRRLNEAWEKFRDMHGGPGHSPA; encoded by the coding sequence ATGGATATGACCGCGCCCGGACCGGACTGCCCGAATCTGCCGAAGCCCCGCAGCTTCTGGCAGCGGATCGGCGACCGCATGGCGGCGCTGCTGGGTCGCCAGCCCTCGACCACGCCGCCCGAACGCTCGGTCGCGTTCACCATCGCGGTGATCGCGCTGGGCGCCAAGCTGGCCAAGGCCGACGGCACCGTGGCGCGGTCCGAGGTGACGGCGTTCCGGCGCGTCTTCATCATCCCGCGCGCCGAGGAAAAGAACGCCGCCCGCGTCTTCGATCTGGCGCGGCAGGATGTCGCCGGCTTCGACGCCTGGGCGCGCCGGATCGCGGCGATGTTTCCGCCCGGCGATCCGGTGCTGGAGGACGTGCTGGAAGGGCTGTGCATCATCGCCGTCGCGGATGGTGACATGCACCAGGCCGAGATCGTGTTTCTGGACGAGGTCGGGCGCATCTTCGGCCTCAGCCCGTCGCGCATCGCCGCCATCCGCGCCCGCCACGACCCCAAGGCTGGTTGCCCGCCCTGCGAGGTGCTGGGCATCCCCATCGAGACCCCCCTGCCCGAGGCGCGCAAACGCTGGCGCGACCTGATCCGCGAGGCCCATCCCGACCGCGCCATCGCCCGCGGCCTGCCGCCCGAGGCCGTGCGCCTGGCCGAGGCCCGCACCCGCCGCCTGAACGAGGCGTGGGAAAAGTTCCGCGACATGCATGGCGGCCCCGGCCACAGCCCCGCCTGA
- a CDS encoding YbaB/EbfC family nucleoid-associated protein, giving the protein MMKGLGGFGDMAKMMKAAKDMQDRMGQMQADLETITVTGESGAGLVKATCTAKGELTALDIDPSIFQPSEKEVVEDLILAAIKDAQRRAQDRMQSEMGRITQELGLPADMKFPF; this is encoded by the coding sequence ATGATGAAAGGTCTGGGCGGCTTTGGCGACATGGCCAAGATGATGAAGGCGGCCAAGGACATGCAGGACCGGATGGGCCAGATGCAGGCCGATCTGGAAACGATCACCGTGACCGGCGAATCCGGCGCGGGCCTCGTCAAGGCGACCTGCACCGCCAAGGGCGAGCTGACGGCGCTGGACATCGACCCGTCGATCTTCCAGCCCTCGGAAAAAGAGGTGGTCGAGGATCTGATCCTTGCCGCGATCAAGGATGCGCAGCGCCGCGCGCAGGACCGGATGCAATCCGAAATGGGCCGCATCACGCAAGAGCTGGGCCTGCCCGCCGACATGAAATTCCCGTTCTGA
- the recR gene encoding recombination mediator RecR, with protein MAEGSDDIQALIALMARLPGLGPRSARRIVLSLIRKRGGQMHQLARLLDSVATGSRECLVCGNITDRDECAICTDPARANGEICVVEDVADLWALERGHAFRGRYHVLGGTLSALDEIGPDDLGIPALIDRIRREGVTEAILALNATVDGQTTAHYIADALADSGVTVTGLAQGVPIGGELDYLDDGTITAALRARRRL; from the coding sequence ATGGCTGAAGGCAGCGACGACATCCAGGCGCTGATCGCGCTGATGGCGCGGCTGCCCGGCCTCGGCCCGCGCTCGGCCCGGCGCATCGTGCTGTCGCTGATCCGCAAACGCGGCGGCCAGATGCACCAGCTTGCCCGATTGCTGGACAGCGTCGCCACCGGATCGCGCGAATGCCTGGTCTGCGGCAACATCACCGACCGCGACGAATGCGCGATCTGCACCGATCCGGCCCGCGCCAACGGCGAAATCTGCGTGGTCGAGGATGTGGCCGATCTGTGGGCGCTGGAACGCGGCCACGCCTTTCGCGGCCGCTATCACGTGCTGGGCGGCACGCTGTCGGCGCTGGACGAGATCGGCCCCGACGATCTGGGCATCCCCGCCCTGATCGACCGCATCCGGCGCGAGGGCGTGACCGAGGCGATCCTGGCCCTCAACGCCACCGTCGACGGACAGACCACCGCCCATTACATCGCCGACGCGCTGGCCGACAGCGGCGTCACCGTCACCGGGCTTGCGCAGGGCGTGCCCATCGGCGGCGAACTCGACTATCTCGACGACGGCACGATCACGGCGGCGTTGCGCGCGCGCCGCCGGCTGTAA
- a CDS encoding Hsp20 family protein, which yields MRNFDLTPLYRASVGFDRLADVVDRAMSGDLAAPTYPPYNIEKTGEDTYRISIAVAGFAADDLNVEVRDGAVIVSAKKADEDDSRTYLHRGIATRAFERKFTLADHVRVDGASHLDGMLHIDLVREIPEALKPRRIEIAKSAPKVEKLDA from the coding sequence ATGCGTAACTTTGACCTGACCCCGCTTTACCGCGCGTCGGTGGGCTTTGACCGTCTTGCCGATGTCGTGGACCGCGCCATGTCGGGCGATCTGGCCGCTCCGACCTATCCCCCCTACAATATCGAGAAGACCGGCGAGGATACCTATCGCATCTCGATCGCCGTGGCCGGTTTCGCCGCCGACGATCTGAATGTCGAGGTTCGCGACGGCGCCGTGATCGTGTCGGCGAAGAAGGCCGATGAGGATGACAGCCGCACCTATCTGCATCGCGGCATCGCCACGCGCGCCTTTGAACGCAAGTTCACGCTGGCCGATCATGTCCGCGTGGACGGTGCCAGCCATCTGGACGGGATGCTGCATATCGACCTGGTCCGCGAGATCCCCGAGGCGCTGAAGCCGCGCCGGATCGAGATCGCCAAATCCGCGCCCAAGGTGGAAAAACTGGACGCCTGA